One stretch of Rana temporaria chromosome 10, aRanTem1.1, whole genome shotgun sequence DNA includes these proteins:
- the TMEM52 gene encoding transmembrane protein 52, whose protein sequence is MWMCGDESRGRLLALCCVQIMISLCLADDHCDDKSCSATNWVNLWYVWLILVTIFLLLLCGTTASCIKFCCKKKKPPAQNLSTHPYEVTVIAIDNDSTIHSTIHSTVTSYSSVQYPHMFAFGDMDRSAMSPPAYSLYALELPPAYEEAIKMAKPSGDVGPSVAGPKLEDISEHDGPEEDQDQQQASSNDTDSPPHYDEAEITQPQVH, encoded by the exons ATGTGGATGTGCGGAGATGAGTCGCGGGGGAGGCTCCTCGCCCTGTGCTGTGTACAGATCATG atctcgTTGTGTCTGGCTGATGACCACTGTGATGA caaaagttGTTCAGCCACAAACTGGGTCAACCTGTGGTATGTCTG GCTGATTCTGGTCACCATATTTCTTCTCCTGCTTTGTGGGACCACAGCCAGCTGCATAAAGTTTTGCTGCAAAAAGAAGAAACCGCCTGCGCAAAATTTATCAACTCATCCCTATGAAGTGACTGTGATCGCCATCGACAATGACAGCACCATTCACAGCACCATTCACAGCACCGTCACCT CTTACAGCTCGGTGCAGTATCCTCACATGTTTGCATTTGGTGATATGGACAGAAGTGCAATGTCTCCTCCAGCTTACAGCCTCTATGCTCTAGAGCTCCCTCCAGCCTATGAAGAAGCAATAAAAATGGCTAAGCCTAGTGGAGATGTTGGTCCCTCTGTTGCTGGCCCAAAGCTAGAGGACATCAGTGAACACGATGGACCTGAAGAGGACCAAGATCAGCAGCAAGCATCATCAAATGACACGGACTCACCACCTCACTATGATGAGGCTGAAATTACCCAACCCCAGGTCCACTGA